In Saccharicrinis fermentans DSM 9555 = JCM 21142, a genomic segment contains:
- a CDS encoding IS701 family transposase, giving the protein MQWVTGEKLKKYTNNGKTLLAVNNRLEVYLSEFQHHFKNRTKSNFDKATQYVEGLALSDLKNIERITETLNADYHKMQHFITESNWDARAVIDQIANQVDQSLPNQKLKGLLIDESGWVKKGDKSIGVDHQYCGNVGKTANSQVAVFGCLCTDKYAALVDTRLYLPRSWCTNNAKCETAGIPKEDRVFKTKPELATDIVKHQLEMGIEFDYVGGDGLYGNDLAFTRSVEDMGLVYMLDIHSDQKIHLEKPELHIPERKSNRGRPPKRPKASTPSVNANEYIETLTNKDWKKLDIRDSAKGKLKGLFHFKTVYIWDKVQNIVEKRLLVISKRKTKQGVEIKYSFTNAELAQYTHQALAYMQAQRFFIEHSFKEQKQIVGLDQFQTRKWLSWHHQVALNLMVGSFMLKEKLLNQDEVPLLSARDIMDFMVYKFYREMTDERMLEKLQQRHEKRQRDIDLCYSKQ; this is encoded by the coding sequence TTGCAATGGGTAACGGGCGAAAAACTTAAAAAATATACGAATAATGGTAAAACACTGCTAGCGGTCAACAACCGACTTGAAGTGTATTTATCTGAATTTCAGCACCATTTTAAAAATAGAACAAAATCCAACTTCGACAAAGCTACTCAATACGTCGAAGGTCTAGCTTTAAGCGATTTGAAAAACATCGAACGCATCACTGAGACATTAAACGCAGACTACCATAAGATGCAGCATTTTATCACCGAATCCAATTGGGATGCAAGAGCTGTCATCGACCAAATAGCAAATCAGGTAGACCAATCACTCCCAAACCAAAAATTAAAAGGATTACTCATAGACGAAAGCGGATGGGTGAAAAAAGGTGACAAAAGCATTGGTGTTGATCACCAGTATTGCGGGAACGTTGGGAAGACTGCAAACTCGCAGGTTGCAGTTTTTGGTTGCTTGTGCACGGACAAATATGCAGCGTTGGTCGACACGAGACTGTACCTTCCAAGGTCATGGTGTACTAACAACGCCAAGTGTGAAACTGCTGGCATCCCCAAAGAGGACAGGGTTTTCAAGACAAAACCGGAGCTGGCTACAGATATTGTGAAGCACCAACTGGAAATGGGTATCGAGTTCGATTACGTTGGGGGGGATGGACTTTATGGCAATGACCTTGCGTTTACCCGTTCGGTTGAGGATATGGGTTTGGTGTACATGCTTGACATTCATAGCGATCAAAAAATCCACCTTGAAAAACCAGAACTACATATTCCAGAGCGAAAGAGCAATCGTGGGCGCCCACCCAAAAGGCCGAAGGCAAGCACCCCATCGGTAAACGCTAACGAATATATAGAAACGCTTACAAACAAGGACTGGAAAAAGCTTGACATTCGTGATTCTGCCAAGGGAAAGCTGAAGGGATTGTTCCATTTTAAGACAGTTTACATTTGGGATAAGGTTCAGAACATTGTTGAGAAACGGTTGCTGGTCATTTCGAAAAGAAAGACAAAGCAGGGAGTAGAAATAAAATATTCGTTCACTAACGCAGAACTTGCTCAATACACGCATCAGGCGCTGGCATACATGCAGGCACAACGCTTTTTCATTGAGCATAGCTTCAAAGAGCAAAAACAGATAGTGGGCTTGGATCAGTTCCAAACCCGCAAATGGCTGTCATGGCATCACCAAGTAGCCCTCAACTTAATGGTGGGCAGCTTTATGCTGAAAGAAAAACTATTGAATCAAGACGAAGTCCCATTGTTGTCGGCAAGAGACATTATGGATTTTATGGTATACAAATTTTATCGTGAAATGACCGATGAACGGATGCTGGAAAAACTGCAGCAGCGACATGAAAAGCGACAGCGTGACATAGACCTCTGTTATTCAAAGCAATAA
- a CDS encoding type I phosphomannose isomerase catalytic subunit: MNTKLYPIKFTPILKDKIWGGDKLKLTLDKKSELEKLGESWELSGVEGDISVVSNGFLAGNNLQEIIEIYMGDLVGESIYSKFGNEFPLLFKFIDANDDLSIQVHPDDKLSKERHNAFGKTEMWYVLQAEPKSQLVSGFVKESTKEEYLKALSDGKLMSLLKSHEVSEGDTFFIRAGNVHAIGAGVLLAEIQQTSDVTYRIYDYDRKDSAGNTRELHTDLALDAIDYKDTNEKVSYSAKKNEAVNLASCQYFVTNLLHINEAFERDVYLLNSFVVYMCVSGSAKIMCTNGEKETITKGETVLIPAAIDGVTIEPDGDAKLLEVYIKEV, encoded by the coding sequence ATGAACACAAAATTGTATCCTATTAAGTTTACGCCTATCTTAAAAGATAAAATATGGGGAGGCGATAAATTAAAATTAACATTAGATAAAAAAAGCGAGCTTGAAAAACTGGGCGAATCATGGGAGCTTTCTGGAGTAGAAGGTGATATTTCGGTGGTTTCAAATGGCTTTTTGGCAGGTAACAACCTTCAGGAAATCATAGAAATATATATGGGAGACCTGGTAGGGGAGTCTATTTATAGCAAGTTTGGCAATGAATTTCCCTTGTTGTTCAAATTTATTGATGCCAATGACGACTTGTCTATTCAAGTGCATCCAGATGATAAGCTTTCAAAGGAGCGCCATAATGCTTTTGGGAAAACGGAAATGTGGTATGTATTGCAAGCAGAACCCAAAAGTCAGTTGGTTTCTGGTTTCGTAAAAGAATCTACCAAAGAAGAATATCTCAAAGCATTAAGCGATGGTAAGTTGATGTCTTTGTTAAAATCTCATGAAGTTAGTGAGGGGGATACTTTCTTTATTAGAGCCGGTAATGTTCACGCCATTGGTGCTGGAGTACTGTTGGCCGAGATACAACAGACTTCTGATGTAACCTATCGTATTTATGACTATGATCGCAAGGATAGTGCAGGTAATACCCGTGAGTTGCATACCGATCTGGCTTTAGATGCCATTGACTATAAAGATACCAATGAAAAAGTGTCATATAGTGCCAAGAAAAATGAAGCGGTGAATCTGGCTTCATGTCAATATTTTGTGACCAATTTATTGCATATTAACGAAGCGTTTGAACGAGATGTTTATTTGTTAAACTCTTTTGTAGTATATATGTGCGTTAGTGGTAGTGCAAAAATAATGTGTACAAACGGAGAAAAAGAAACAATTACCAAAGGAGAAACAGTGTTAATCCCTGCTGCCATCGATGGTGTTACTATTGAACCGGACGGGGATGCTAAACTCCTGGAAGTATACATCAAAGAAGTATAA
- a CDS encoding aspartate kinase, protein MKVLKFGGTSVGSATRMKEVADLICNGQQKIVVLSAMSGTTNSLVEITNYLYKSNIEGANELINGLEQKYYSVVEELYTTQEFKQKGKELIEFHFDYIKSFTIDMFTSFEEKAILAQGELISTALFHYYLEEKGESAMLLGALDFMRIDKQHEPDMLYIKEHCSKALKNNAGKDIYITQGYICRNAFGEIDNLQRGGSDYTASLIGAAIGAEEIQIWTDIDGMHNNDPRFVENTHSIANLSFDEAAELAYFGAKILHPTSVLPAKLSNIPVRLLNTLAPEAHGTLISSRQEKNRITAVAAKDNITAIKIKSGRMLLAYGFLRKVFEIFETYKTPIDMITTSEVGVSVTIDENKHLDDIVSDLKKYGTVEVDTNQVIVCVVGDLVADNVGYANKIFYALQGIPIHMISYGGSDHNVSILISENYKKEALAALSDNLF, encoded by the coding sequence ATGAAAGTATTAAAATTTGGGGGAACATCGGTGGGTTCTGCTACCAGAATGAAAGAAGTTGCTGACTTAATTTGTAATGGACAACAGAAGATTGTTGTTCTTTCTGCGATGTCGGGCACCACCAATAGTTTGGTAGAAATAACCAATTACTTGTATAAGAGTAATATAGAAGGAGCTAATGAGTTAATCAATGGTTTGGAACAAAAATATTATTCCGTAGTAGAAGAGCTCTACACTACCCAGGAGTTCAAGCAAAAGGGTAAAGAATTAATAGAGTTTCATTTCGATTATATTAAATCATTCACCATTGATATGTTTACTTCTTTTGAAGAAAAAGCCATATTAGCGCAAGGAGAATTGATTTCCACGGCATTGTTTCATTACTATCTTGAAGAGAAAGGTGAAAGCGCTATGTTGCTAGGTGCCTTAGACTTTATGCGTATTGATAAGCAGCATGAACCGGATATGTTGTATATCAAGGAGCATTGTAGTAAGGCTCTCAAGAATAATGCGGGTAAAGATATATATATAACGCAAGGGTATATTTGTCGTAATGCTTTTGGTGAGATAGATAATCTTCAGCGTGGGGGAAGTGATTATACAGCCAGTTTGATTGGGGCTGCTATTGGCGCCGAAGAAATACAAATTTGGACTGATATAGATGGCATGCACAATAACGATCCTCGTTTTGTGGAGAATACGCATTCCATTGCCAATTTATCCTTTGACGAGGCTGCAGAGCTGGCTTATTTTGGCGCCAAAATTTTACATCCTACCAGTGTATTACCAGCTAAGCTTAGTAATATTCCTGTTAGATTATTGAATACACTGGCACCAGAGGCGCATGGTACCCTGATTTCTTCCAGACAGGAAAAAAACAGGATTACTGCAGTGGCTGCTAAGGATAATATTACGGCTATCAAAATTAAGTCAGGACGTATGCTGTTGGCTTATGGTTTTTTGCGTAAGGTCTTTGAGATTTTTGAAACTTATAAAACACCTATCGATATGATTACTACTTCGGAGGTAGGTGTATCAGTTACCATCGATGAAAATAAACACTTGGATGATATTGTGAGCGACCTGAAAAAGTATGGTACCGTAGAGGTGGATACTAATCAGGTGATAGTATGTGTGGTAGGAGATTTAGTGGCCGATAATGTGGGGTATGCTAATAAAATATTTTATGCGCTTCAGGGAATTCCGATCCATATGATCTCATACGGAGGAAGTGACCACAATGTATCTATATTAATTAGCGAGAATTATAAAAAAGAGGCACTAGCTGCCTTGAGTGATAACCTGTTTTAA
- the lysA gene encoding diaminopimelate decarboxylase, whose protein sequence is MSNPFPFQTLNEVETPFYYYNMQLLDTTLETIKREADKYGYHIHYAVKANANQRILERVHSYGFGADCVSGNEVIASLAAGFPSDKIVFAGVGKADKEIIVGLENNIGCFNVESIPELEVIDEIAKRMNKTAKVALRINPNVQANTHKYITTGLEENKFGIYIWDLEKVLDKVDQLNNIEFVGIHFHIGSQINDLDSFKQLCTRVNELQERFVKRRNIPRIVNVGGGLGVDYENPDENPMPDFEKFFGIFDDFLDLQEGQEVHFELGRSVVCQCGTLLSKVLYVKDGVHTQFAIVDAGMSDLIRPALYQAYHKIENQTSHKEEYKYDVVGPICESSDCFGKAVTLPKTERGDLIAIRSAGAYGEVMANQYNLRELPKAVYSDLI, encoded by the coding sequence ATGAGCAATCCATTTCCTTTTCAGACATTGAATGAGGTGGAAACACCTTTTTATTATTATAATATGCAGCTGTTGGACACTACACTTGAAACGATCAAGCGAGAAGCCGACAAGTATGGTTATCATATTCATTATGCCGTTAAAGCCAATGCAAATCAACGTATTCTAGAACGAGTCCATTCCTATGGTTTTGGGGCAGACTGTGTGAGTGGTAACGAAGTGATAGCGTCGTTGGCAGCAGGTTTTCCCAGTGATAAAATTGTTTTTGCAGGAGTTGGTAAAGCCGATAAGGAGATCATTGTCGGCTTGGAAAATAATATTGGTTGTTTTAATGTGGAGTCTATCCCTGAATTGGAGGTGATAGATGAAATAGCAAAACGAATGAATAAAACGGCTAAAGTTGCTTTACGCATCAACCCAAATGTTCAGGCCAATACACATAAATATATTACCACTGGTCTCGAAGAAAATAAATTCGGTATATATATATGGGATCTTGAAAAAGTGTTGGATAAGGTAGATCAGCTGAATAACATTGAGTTTGTAGGTATCCACTTTCATATTGGTTCACAGATAAATGACTTAGATTCATTTAAGCAGTTATGTACCCGAGTGAATGAATTACAGGAGCGCTTTGTGAAGCGTCGTAATATTCCCAGAATAGTTAATGTGGGTGGTGGACTTGGTGTGGATTATGAAAATCCTGATGAGAATCCGATGCCTGACTTTGAAAAGTTCTTTGGAATATTTGATGATTTTTTGGATTTGCAAGAAGGACAAGAGGTGCACTTTGAATTGGGCCGTTCGGTGGTTTGTCAGTGTGGAACCTTACTGAGTAAGGTATTGTATGTGAAGGATGGTGTGCATACTCAGTTTGCCATTGTGGATGCAGGAATGAGCGATTTAATACGGCCCGCATTATACCAGGCTTATCATAAAATTGAAAACCAGACATCTCATAAAGAAGAGTATAAATATGACGTGGTTGGACCTATCTGCGAATCGTCAGATTGCTTTGGTAAGGCTGTAACATTACCAAAAACAGAGAGGGGAGATCTTATCGCTATTCGTTCGGCGGGAGCATATGGTGAGGTCATGGCCAATCAATATAATTTGAGAGAATTACCTAAAGCGGTATATTCAGATTTGATTTAA
- the pyrH gene encoding UMP kinase, whose translation MYKRVLLKLSGESLMGEQNYGIDNNRLEEYALQIKEISDLGVQVGIVIGGGNIFRGLSGAAKGFDRYQGDQMGMLATVINSLALKSSLNNVGVKARVLTAIKMEPVGEFYSQPKAIEALENGEVVILSGGTGNPYFTTDTGSSLRGIEIKADVMLKGTRVDGIYTADPEKDPNATKFDEITFDEIYDRGLKVMDLTATTMCKENNLSIVVFDMDTPGNLIKVIKGEKIGTLVKN comes from the coding sequence ATGTATAAAAGAGTATTACTGAAGCTAAGTGGTGAGTCGCTAATGGGGGAGCAAAATTACGGTATTGATAATAACAGACTCGAAGAGTATGCGCTACAAATAAAGGAGATTTCAGATTTGGGAGTACAGGTGGGAATCGTGATTGGTGGTGGAAATATCTTTCGTGGATTAAGTGGTGCAGCCAAGGGTTTTGATCGTTATCAGGGTGACCAAATGGGGATGTTAGCTACTGTCATTAATAGTCTGGCTTTAAAATCATCATTGAACAATGTAGGGGTAAAGGCAAGAGTGCTCACTGCCATTAAGATGGAGCCCGTGGGAGAGTTTTATTCGCAGCCGAAAGCTATTGAGGCATTGGAAAATGGTGAGGTGGTAATCCTTTCCGGAGGAACGGGAAATCCTTATTTTACAACTGATACAGGATCGTCGTTGAGAGGGATTGAAATTAAAGCCGATGTAATGCTGAAAGGTACACGCGTGGATGGTATTTACACCGCTGATCCGGAAAAAGATCCTAATGCTACCAAGTTTGATGAAATCACCTTCGACGAAATCTATGACCGGGGACTTAAAGTGATGGATTTGACTGCTACTACTATGTGCAAGGAAAATAACTTGTCTATTGTGGTTTTTGATATGGATACACCAGGTAACTTGATTAAGGTGATTAAAGGTGAGAAAATAGGTACATTGGTTAAGAATTAA
- the tsaA gene encoding tRNA (N6-threonylcarbamoyladenosine(37)-N6)-methyltransferase TrmO, translating into MNHVTFEYIGTIYTPYQSLDNMPIQPSGAKDAQGYILINDEFVEGLKDMDGFSHITLIYHLNKVTGHQLSVVPYMDDKAHGVFATRSPKRPNAIGLSTVKLERVEGNKLFVREVDMLNETPLLDIKPFFRQADNRMDATSGWLEKKDQSIVFKTKSDDRFVD; encoded by the coding sequence ATGAATCATGTTACTTTTGAATACATTGGTACTATTTATACTCCGTATCAATCTTTGGATAATATGCCTATTCAACCTTCAGGTGCTAAAGATGCACAAGGATATATCTTGATTAATGATGAATTTGTTGAGGGTTTGAAGGATATGGATGGTTTTTCTCATATTACATTAATTTATCACCTGAATAAAGTCACTGGTCATCAATTATCTGTAGTGCCTTATATGGATGACAAAGCGCACGGTGTATTTGCAACACGTTCTCCCAAACGTCCTAATGCGATAGGTTTATCAACCGTTAAATTGGAAAGGGTAGAGGGCAATAAATTATTTGTAAGAGAAGTGGATATGCTCAATGAAACGCCTTTGCTGGATATAAAGCCTTTTTTTAGGCAGGCAGACAATCGTATGGATGCTACATCTGGCTGGCTAGAGAAGAAAGATCAAAGTATTGTTTTTAAAACAAAATCTGATGATCGCTTTGTGGATTAG
- a CDS encoding ISAon1 family transposase N-terminal region protein produces the protein MVSYRKSSSGKHICDKQLELTLEEKDIIPSEYQSYPYRSSGFMEARYIDNYPIRNMLVKLKVRRRRWEITINSKKRNK, from the coding sequence ATCGTATCCTATAGAAAATCTTCAAGCGGAAAGCATATTTGCGATAAACAGTTGGAATTAACACTTGAAGAAAAAGACATTATACCATCAGAATACCAATCTTATCCCTATAGGTCGAGTGGCTTTATGGAAGCTCGTTATATTGATAATTACCCTATTCGTAATATGCTAGTAAAGCTAAAGGTAAGGCGACGACGTTGGGAGATTACGATTAATAGTAAAAAAAGAAACAAGTAA
- a CDS encoding transposase translates to MNGRNFQRQYKNKLSGYTDWNQLEHAVDIIKLIKENFTDEQRRIVKEVTLDMAYSMNQIVKKCFSKATRIIDRFHVQNIINFFDNRSTNAAAESFNAKVKDFRRQFRGVVDVKFFLFRLIKIFA, encoded by the coding sequence GTGAATGGTCGTAACTTTCAGCGCCAGTACAAGAATAAGCTGAGTGGTTATACTGATTGGAACCAACTGGAGCATGCCGTGGATATTATCAAATTGATTAAAGAAAATTTCACTGACGAGCAACGGCGTATAGTTAAGGAAGTGACGTTAGATATGGCATATAGCATGAACCAAATTGTTAAAAAATGTTTTTCAAAGGCTACCAGGATAATCGACCGTTTTCATGTTCAGAACATCATTAATTTCTTCGATAACAGAAGTACCAATGCTGCAGCAGAATCTTTCAATGCAAAAGTAAAGGATTTCAGAAGGCAATTCAGAGGAGTTGTTGATGTAAAATTCTTCTTATTCAGATTAATAAAAATATTTGCATGA
- a CDS encoding phosphoglycerol geranylgeranyltransferase — MILSTIHEKIKTGQKLFAVLIDPDKFPQKNLLKIITAMETASPDLILVGGSLVNDRVEMVVDVLKNNLNIPVVLFPGNLMQLTPHADGILFISLISGRNPELLIGNHVASAPFLKKTGMEILSTGYILIDGGTITSVEYMSQTRPIPANKPEIAVATAIAGEMLGQQLIYLEGGSGAQNPVSGEIIQAVKKNISIPLIVGGGLNTVEKVKTACQSGADIIVVGNAFEKDLSLLKKFKELIHTF, encoded by the coding sequence ATGATACTATCTACCATACACGAAAAAATAAAAACTGGCCAGAAACTTTTTGCTGTCCTGATTGATCCGGATAAATTTCCACAGAAGAATCTATTAAAGATTATTACTGCCATGGAAACAGCCAGTCCGGACTTGATTCTGGTTGGAGGTAGTTTGGTAAACGACCGTGTTGAGATGGTAGTAGATGTGTTAAAGAACAACCTAAATATTCCAGTTGTCTTATTTCCTGGTAACCTCATGCAGCTTACCCCCCATGCTGATGGTATATTATTCATTTCTTTGATCTCAGGGCGAAATCCAGAACTTCTAATTGGTAACCACGTGGCTTCCGCTCCTTTTCTGAAAAAAACGGGCATGGAAATATTATCTACTGGTTATATTCTCATTGATGGTGGAACTATCACTTCGGTTGAGTACATGAGTCAAACACGCCCCATACCGGCTAATAAACCAGAAATAGCGGTAGCCACCGCAATAGCAGGAGAAATGTTAGGCCAACAACTTATCTATCTGGAAGGCGGCAGCGGCGCACAGAATCCAGTATCTGGAGAAATAATACAGGCCGTCAAAAAAAATATTTCGATTCCTTTAATCGTCGGAGGAGGACTAAATACCGTTGAAAAAGTAAAAACAGCATGCCAATCGGGTGCTGATATCATAGTGGTGGGAAATGCCTTCGAAAAAGATTTATCCCTATTAAAGAAATTTAAAGAGCTTATCCATACATTCTAA
- a CDS encoding 4'-phosphopantetheinyl transferase family protein — MAQIFKRNTEKKGLVVVWKIEESADELLQYLKLRRQDLERVKSFKLEARKQEFLAARCLIKQVLGAEPEIDYLDSGKPILKNSPYKISISHTKGYVVVAFSENNLTGVDIEHPSDRVARVSKRFVSSQEERFIPDNKKVEYYTIMWCLKESMYKMYDRQNSIFNINFICHPFKLQREGKISATFDFEERRTMDFEYLTTEDFYLVYHC, encoded by the coding sequence ATGGCTCAAATATTTAAAAGAAATACAGAAAAGAAAGGTCTCGTGGTAGTTTGGAAGATAGAAGAAAGCGCTGACGAACTATTACAATACCTAAAGCTCAGAAGGCAAGATCTGGAAAGAGTTAAGTCATTCAAGCTCGAAGCCCGAAAGCAAGAATTTTTAGCTGCCCGCTGTTTAATTAAACAAGTATTAGGAGCAGAACCGGAGATAGATTATCTTGACTCAGGTAAACCCATTCTTAAAAACTCCCCATACAAAATCAGCATTAGTCATACCAAAGGCTATGTGGTAGTGGCATTTTCAGAAAATAACTTAACAGGCGTTGACATAGAACATCCATCTGACAGGGTAGCACGGGTATCCAAGCGTTTTGTTAGCTCACAGGAAGAAAGATTTATTCCCGACAACAAAAAAGTGGAGTATTATACGATAATGTGGTGTCTTAAAGAAAGCATGTATAAAATGTACGACAGACAAAATAGCATCTTTAATATCAACTTCATATGTCATCCCTTTAAACTGCAGAGAGAAGGAAAAATAAGCGCTACCTTTGATTTTGAAGAACGCCGAACCATGGACTTTGAATACCTCACAACAGAAGACTTTTATTTGGTTTATCATTGCTGA
- the gldD gene encoding gliding motility lipoprotein GldD: MKNVIIIFGLTFMLFLLSCKHHGTPKPRAYYRITFPAHEYQPLNEECPYRFDVPVYANILKDTRSHNAEKYWYNMDYPTLNGTVHISYKTVNNNINELLEDSRKLAYKHSVKADAIGERLFVSEEKRVYGTLYDIKGNAASSVQFYLTDSTQHFVRGSLYFDAIPNKDSLAPVINFVKEDISHLMETFEWKEMPNF, from the coding sequence ATGAAAAATGTAATTATTATATTCGGATTAACATTCATGCTTTTCTTACTTTCGTGCAAACACCACGGAACACCAAAGCCAAGAGCTTACTACCGAATAACATTTCCGGCGCACGAATATCAGCCCCTGAATGAGGAATGCCCCTATCGCTTTGATGTTCCTGTTTATGCCAACATACTTAAAGACACCCGTTCGCATAATGCCGAAAAATATTGGTATAACATGGACTATCCCACATTAAATGGAACTGTTCACATCAGTTATAAGACAGTCAACAATAATATCAATGAATTACTAGAAGACAGTCGCAAACTGGCTTATAAACACTCCGTAAAAGCAGATGCCATTGGCGAGCGCCTCTTTGTTTCTGAAGAAAAGCGAGTATATGGTACCCTGTACGATATAAAAGGCAATGCTGCATCTTCGGTTCAGTTTTATTTAACAGATAGTACACAACACTTTGTTCGGGGATCACTGTATTTTGATGCCATTCCTAACAAAGATTCCCTAGCGCCTGTAATTAACTTTGTTAAAGAAGATATCTCTCATTTAATGGAAACCTTTGAATGGAAGGAAATGCCCAATTTTTGA
- the gldE gene encoding gliding motility-associated protein GldE, whose product METDLINLSVLPYFSIVELQPLTIGTSISIFVLIILLVFSALLSGSEVAFFSLSPTDLNDIEELNNKNGRLILKHLKSPEQLLATILIGNNFVNVGIVILSAFINNSILNFGELEWLKFVVEVIGITAIILFFGEILPKVYASRFSRSFAETMAYPIYLLKGIFSPLSAILVSSSNFVNKRIARKTGSISLDDLSQALEITGDEITEEIELLEGIVKFGNISAAEIMTARVDVVDIDIASDYNKVLSVIVESGYSRIPIFENTPDNVKGVLYVKDLLSHINEDKDFEWQKLIRPPYFIPETKKIDDLLEEFQLSKIHMAIVVDEYGGTSGIVTLEDILEEIVGEIADENDDEESFYARQPDGSILFEGKTLLNDFHKVTEIDEDEFEKIRGEAETLAGLMLEIKGEIPDKNEQIKYKKYVFTIVSVDSRRIRKLKFEVKPSKEKNKYPKHN is encoded by the coding sequence TTGGAAACAGACCTGATTAACTTATCCGTACTTCCATATTTTTCTATCGTAGAATTGCAGCCCTTAACCATAGGGACTTCAATTTCTATATTTGTATTAATAATTTTACTTGTCTTCTCGGCCTTGCTATCTGGTTCCGAAGTAGCATTCTTTTCTCTTTCTCCAACAGATCTGAATGATATCGAAGAATTGAACAACAAAAACGGACGACTGATCCTCAAACATCTGAAGTCACCGGAGCAACTTTTAGCTACCATACTCATTGGAAATAACTTTGTGAATGTTGGCATTGTGATTCTTTCGGCATTCATTAACAATTCCATCCTGAACTTTGGAGAACTGGAATGGCTAAAATTTGTGGTCGAAGTAATTGGCATTACAGCTATCATACTTTTTTTTGGTGAAATATTACCCAAAGTATATGCATCTCGATTCTCACGAAGTTTTGCAGAAACAATGGCCTATCCCATCTATCTACTAAAAGGCATTTTTAGTCCGCTAAGTGCCATATTGGTAAGCAGTTCCAACTTTGTTAACAAACGCATCGCCCGAAAAACAGGTTCTATTTCGCTGGATGATTTATCGCAAGCATTAGAAATTACAGGCGATGAGATTACCGAAGAAATAGAATTACTGGAAGGCATAGTAAAATTTGGCAATATTAGTGCAGCTGAAATCATGACCGCTCGTGTTGATGTGGTAGATATTGATATCGCTTCTGATTACAACAAAGTACTCTCGGTCATCGTTGAATCAGGCTATAGTCGAATACCCATTTTTGAAAATACACCTGATAATGTAAAAGGGGTACTGTATGTGAAAGACCTGCTTTCACATATCAATGAAGACAAAGATTTTGAGTGGCAAAAATTGATTCGTCCACCTTATTTCATTCCTGAAACTAAAAAAATTGATGACCTGCTGGAAGAATTCCAGCTCAGTAAAATACACATGGCCATAGTGGTTGATGAGTATGGAGGCACCTCTGGCATAGTTACACTGGAAGATATATTAGAGGAGATTGTTGGTGAAATTGCTGACGAAAACGATGATGAAGAATCGTTTTATGCGCGACAACCCGACGGTAGTATCCTTTTTGAAGGCAAAACACTGCTTAACGATTTTCACAAAGTAACAGAAATAGATGAAGATGAATTTGAAAAAATAAGAGGAGAAGCAGAAACACTTGCCGGCCTCATGCTGGAAATAAAAGGAGAAATACCGGATAAAAATGAACAGATCAAATACAAAAAATATGTATTTACCATCGTTTCTGTAGATTCAAGAAGAATACGAAAACTAAAATTTGAGGTTAAACCTTCAAAAGAAAAAAACAAATACCCAAAACACAACTAA
- a CDS encoding single-stranded DNA-binding protein gives MNKIMSVNKVILVGNVGKDPDIRYFENDRAVANFPLATTERGFTTSSGQQIPERTEWHNIVIWGGLAKVAESYVKKGTQLYIEGKLRTRSWDDKDGNKRYTTEVYVDNLQLLGRKSDNPGSQAQAGNYGAPAQTQNQQPISSPPQAQAGSSSGNDDILGESSEQDDLPF, from the coding sequence ATGAATAAAATTATGTCTGTAAATAAGGTTATTTTAGTAGGAAATGTAGGAAAGGATCCTGATATAAGATATTTCGAAAACGACAGGGCGGTAGCTAACTTTCCCTTGGCAACAACCGAACGCGGATTTACAACCAGTTCGGGACAACAAATACCAGAACGTACCGAATGGCATAACATAGTTATATGGGGTGGTTTGGCAAAAGTAGCCGAAAGCTACGTAAAAAAAGGAACCCAGTTATATATTGAAGGCAAGCTCCGCACGCGTTCATGGGACGATAAGGACGGCAATAAAAGATATACTACTGAAGTATATGTAGATAACCTTCAATTGCTGGGTCGCAAATCAGATAACCCGGGCAGTCAGGCTCAAGCTGGTAATTACGGAGCTCCGGCACAAACGCAAAACCAACAGCCTATTTCTTCACCACCTCAAGCTCAGGCAGGTAGCAGCTCGGGTAACGATGATATTTTGGGAGAATCTTCCGAACAGGACGATCTACCATTCTAG